In one window of Harpia harpyja isolate bHarHar1 chromosome 11, bHarHar1 primary haplotype, whole genome shotgun sequence DNA:
- the LSM4 gene encoding U6 snRNA-associated Sm-like protein LSm4, translated as MLPLSLLKTAQNHPMLVELKNGETYNGHLVSCDNWMNINLREVICTSRDGDKFWRMPECYIRGSTIKYLRIPDEIIDMVKEEVVSKGRGRGGMQQQKQQKGRGVGGAGRGVFGGRGRGIPGSGRGQQEKKPGRQSAKQ; from the exons ATG CTGCCCCTGTCCCTGCTGAAGACGGCGCAGAACCACCCCATG CTGGTGGAGCTGAAGAACGGGGAGACGTACAACGGGCACCTGGTGAGCTGCGACAACTGGATGAACATCAACCTGCGGGAGGTCATCTGCACGTCCCGG GATGGAGACAAGTTCTGGAGAATGCCAGAGTGCTACATTCGTGGCAGCACGATTAAATACCTGCGTATCCCCGATGAAATAATTGACATGGTGAAAGAAGAGGTGGTGTCCAAGGGCAGAGGCCGTGGTGGGATGCAACAGCAGAAGCAACAGAAGGGCCGTGGTGTTGGAGGTGCTGGACGAG GTGTGTTTGGTGGCCGTGGCCGAGGAATACCAGGCAGTGGAAGAggccagcaggaaaaaaagccaggcaGACAATCAGCAAAGCAATGA